AGAAAACGCCATCGGTAACAATTAAGCGAAAACGATGTTTTTGTGCTTCGATTAATTGTTTTTCCAAATCTTCCATATTAGCATTTTCAAAACGATAGCGAGCGGCTTTACACAAACGAACGCCATCGATGATAGAAGCGTGATTTAAAGAATCGGAGATAATAGCATCTTCAACAGTTAACAATGGCTCGAAAACGCCACCGTTGGCATCAAAAGCAGCAGCATAAAGAATAGTATCTTCTGTGCCAAAAAAGTCGGCAATTTTTTGCTCTAACTCCTTATGTATATCTTGAGTTCCACAAATAAAACGTACGGAAGACATTCCGTATCCGCGATAATCCAAAGCCTCTTTAGCTGCTTGTACTAACTTAGGATTATTAGAAAGACCAAGGTAGTTATTTGCACAAAAATTAAGCACTTCTTGTCCTGTGGAAACACTTATTGCCGCTCCTTGCGGACTTGTAATAATACGTTCGTCTTTAAATAGACCGGCATCTTTAATTTGGCTAAGTTCTTCTTTTAAAAAGTCTTGAAATTTAGTATACATATGCTTGTTTTTTATCTAATTTGTTATGCAAAAGTAAATATAAAAATCGTATAAAAGATTAAGGTTTAAAGTTCAAAGTTTGGAGATTTAGTATTGTTAAATCCCACATTCTTATCCTAAAGAAACTAAATCCCCGTTGTATTTAAATTACCCAAGCTAATTGTAATCAGTCGTTTTATATCTGCTTCAATACTTGATGAAATATTTAAGCTTACTTGCAAATGCAGATTATAAATATTTAATTGCATTTCTTTGGCTTGTATTTGACCAACTTTTAAAATATCGGCATTAATAATTCCTTTATATCTTGAATATTCATTATCAATTATTTCGTTTATGCCCGACTCTAAATATTTATGATCGTAGTTTTGAAAATGGAAAATATTAGATACATCCTGAATAGTATAAACCTGAAGATTTTCTATACCATCAATATTTGTTAAAAACCAATTGTAAGTATTTTCATCGAGCAAACATCTGTTTAAACTGTCTTTATCTAAAATGCGTGAATTATTAATGATGGCACTACCATAAAAATTATCATCAAAGCTAAATAACGCATCGTAAGTTATGGCATATCTAAGACTAATAGCACCTATAATATTCCTTAGTTTTGGAAATAAATGATAAGAATTGTAAGCACGCACTACAATCTCAAAATTAATAGCAAAAAGAACGGAATGCAGCGGTGTATCAAGGATAAGAAAACCACCATCGCCTGTGCTAATAAAAGAATTCTCTATTTTTTTCTTATCGTAATGCTGAAAAATGAACTCATTGGATTGTAAACACAGATGGATAGTTTTATCAAAGAAAATTTTAAATATACTCGGAATTAGTGTTTGTTCTAAATGCCTAAACATCCCATAACGATAAATATCAATACCTAAAACCGATTGTCTAGACAGTTTTGTAGGGTTTATATAGTTTTCTAAAGTTTTGTATAAACGTCCTGAATCAGGTATAATATTGGTTTTTTGATAAACAGACTCTTGGTCTTCTTCTTTAAGGATTTCAAGAATTTTATCGAATTCTATTTTTTTAATTGTACGTTTTTTTGATTCCATAGTTAATTATTTTAAAACTATTCTTCCCAAACGTTCGGAGATAAGTTTTTGAATATTTTGCTTTTTCAAAATAAGCATAATTATTCTTTCTTTATCGATATCGGCAGCTTCTTTTAATTCCGTTTGGAGTTCATAAATTTCCTGTTCGAGCTTACGTTGCTTAAATGATAAAACTGAGTTGTTTACAGCTTCTAAAAGTAACTCTTCTTCCGTAACCGTGTGGATTTTCTTTTTCTTCATCCAATTTTCTGAAAGATTATATGGTGTACTTAAAAGATTTGCTGCTATCTGTACCAAAGAATCGTTTGAATGATTTATGAAAGTCTGCTCCGTTGGCAATTTATCATTTTCTAAGCCCCTTCTGTAGGTTTCGTAAACTTCCTGATAATCAGCATGTAAAAACCCTAAGCCATCATCTTCAAGTTGCTCTACAATAAAGCTCGCTACATTTACATCAATAACAGATTCCTCTGCATCTTCATTTTCTTTAAATTTATATTTAAAAGATTTATTTCCGTATTGTAATAGTAGACGAATAAGATTTTCTTCCTGATAAGCCAAAGGCGATTTTGTTTCTTTTTTAGCTTGAGTTTGCTGAGGTGTTGAGGTTTTTGAATATTTATCAACTTCGGCATTAAAACTTTGAGATTTTCTTCCTTTTCTAAGCCGTTTATTTAAGTCGTTAACTAAAGTTTGTTCCGGTATATCTAATAAAAGGGAGCATTCCTTAACATAAACCGAACGCATAATCTCATCGGGAATGATGGCAATAGACTGCACAATTTCTTTAATGAGACCACCACGTTTTATGGGATCGTTGGCAGCTTCTTCGCTTAATAGTTTTGTTTTAAACTTGATGAAATCGTCAGCTTTAGCATCTAAAAATTCTTCTACTTCATGAGCAGCATGAGAACGCGCGTAGCTGTCGGGATCTTCACCTTCGGGAAAGAGTACAACTTTAACATTCATTCCTTGCTCTAAAATCATATCAATGCCACGAAAGGATGCTTTTATTCCTGCCGTATCACCATCATATAAAATGGTAATATTTGAAGTAAAACGTTTAATTAGCTTGATTTGATCGGTAGTTAATGAAGTTCCTGAACTGGCAACAACATTTTCTATACCGCTTTGATGAAGTGATATAACGTCTGTATAACCTTCAACCAAAAAGCAATTATCGAGTTTTAATATTGATTGCTTTGCAAAATAAATTCCATACAGAACTTTACTCTTATTATAGATATCAGATTCTGGCGAATTCAGATATTTAGCACTGCTTTTTTCGGTTTTTAAAATTCTACCGCCAAAACCTATAACTCTTCCCGACATATTATGAATAGGGAACATCACCCGAGCTTTAAACCTATCGAATTGTTTATTGTTTTCTTTAACGATGGTTAAACCTGTTTTTTCGAGCGATTGTAAGGGATAGGAATTGGTTTGGGCATAATCAGTAAAAGCAGTCCACTCATCAGGACTATAACCCAATTCAAACTTTTTAATTAAAGCATCACTTAATCCACGCTCTCTTAAATAAGACAAGCCAATGGCTTTTCCTTTTGGGTCTTCCCAAAGTATTTTAACAAAATAATCTTTAGCAAATTCAGAGACGTGCAAAAGACTATCACGCTCAGTAGTCGCCTGAATCTGCTCGGCAGTTTGTTCTTTTTCCTCTATGTGAATGTGGTATTTCTTTGCCAGATATTTTAGTGCTTCGGGATAGCTGTAATGTTCGTGTTCCATTAAAAATTTAACAGAATTTCCGGCAGCTCCACAACCAAAACATTTATAGATTCCTTTAGCCGGAGAAACTGTAAAAGAAGGTGTTTTTTCGTTATGAAAAGGGCAATTACCTAAGAGGTTAACTCCACGTCTTTTTAATGGAACAAACTCACCTATAACCTCTTCTATTAAGGCTGTTTCTAATATTTGTTGTATAGTTTCTTGAGGTATCAAATTTGAGTATATTTTATACAAAAATACTATTTATAGCTTTATAGAGGAATGAAATATGGAAAAGCTTTAAAAGTTCAAAAAACTTTAACTTTTTTAGCGATGGTTGGGAAAGCAGCAGCGGCTATAAATGCCTACGAGGGTTTAGGATATCACCGAGGGTTTCGCTTAAAGCGAAACCCTCGGTATAAAAGGTAGCCGCTGAAAACGAAGGAAAATCGGAGTGCGACTTTGAGTCGCGCCCCGAATTAAACACGAGTGGGAGATTAAGATTTAGGGCTTAATAAAAATCTGATTCTTGATGATCAGGAGACCATAAAATACCTAAAGCTTAATCTGGAGATTAAGCTTAGCCTTAGGTTTGGGGCTTAATAAAAATTAGTAATTTCACCCTCATAATTATGAGTAAAAAAGCACTAAAAAAATACGTTAAAGAATTATCTAAAGAGCAGCTTGAGGATCAAATATTAGAGTTGTATACACGCTTAAAAGAAGTAAAAGATTTTTACAACTTTGTTTTTAATCCTGATGAAAACAAGCGTGTAGAAGAATGTAAATTTAAGATACAGAAAGAGTATTTTCCGCTTACAAGAAGAAAACCCAAGAAAAGAAGATCGGTAGCTCAAAAATGTATTAAATCATTTATAAAATTAGGGATGGAACCTTTGTTTATTGCCGATATAATGTTGTTTAATATAGAAACAGCTGTTCGGTATTGTGGGGAACATCCAATCAGACAAGAAGCTTTTTATATTAGTATTCATCGTTCTTATACGGAAGCTCAAAACTATATTTCAGAAAGGGGATTAATCCCCGATTTTTACAAACGATTAGAAAATATATCGACTAATATTTACGAACAAGATTGGTTTAATAAAGAAGCTTTTAACTGATAAGGTAAAGAAATTTTATTTTTAAAACGGAAAACTTAGTTGTACTCCCGTTTGTATATCGGGAGCATTATTTACTTTAATATCTTCGCTAAAATAAACAGAAACGGTATACTTAGAAGTGGCATAATTAAAAACAATATTCCAAACAGTTAAACTATCGTATAGATGAGAAATGGCGTAATGCCAATGCGATGAAATTCGTTCGCCCATCAAAATAATTCCTTCAACATCTTTTAAACTTTGATACGAACTTTGGTGATGATAATTGAGAGCTATTTCCCATAAGTTATTTTTCTTTGTTCGTGCTTGATAACTCAGTTGCCAATCGGCAGTAAAAATAAAAGTAGTATTATTAATATTTACTTCTTCGCGCCATTTTAAGCAAGAAGGAATTGTAATACTACTTCCGCTTGCCAACTGAAGTATTTTATTATTTTTAAGTTTAAGTTGCTTTA
This window of the Bacteroidales bacterium genome carries:
- a CDS encoding DNA primase, with protein sequence MIPQETIQQILETALIEEVIGEFVPLKRRGVNLLGNCPFHNEKTPSFTVSPAKGIYKCFGCGAAGNSVKFLMEHEHYSYPEALKYLAKKYHIHIEEKEQTAEQIQATTERDSLLHVSEFAKDYFVKILWEDPKGKAIGLSYLRERGLSDALIKKFELGYSPDEWTAFTDYAQTNSYPLQSLEKTGLTIVKENNKQFDRFKARVMFPIHNMSGRVIGFGGRILKTEKSSAKYLNSPESDIYNKSKVLYGIYFAKQSILKLDNCFLVEGYTDVISLHQSGIENVVASSGTSLTTDQIKLIKRFTSNITILYDGDTAGIKASFRGIDMILEQGMNVKVVLFPEGEDPDSYARSHAAHEVEEFLDAKADDFIKFKTKLLSEEAANDPIKRGGLIKEIVQSIAIIPDEIMRSVYVKECSLLLDIPEQTLVNDLNKRLRKGRKSQSFNAEVDKYSKTSTPQQTQAKKETKSPLAYQEENLIRLLLQYGNKSFKYKFKENEDAEESVIDVNVASFIVEQLEDDGLGFLHADYQEVYETYRRGLENDKLPTEQTFINHSNDSLVQIAANLLSTPYNLSENWMKKKKIHTVTEEELLLEAVNNSVLSFKQRKLEQEIYELQTELKEAADIDKERIIMLILKKQNIQKLISERLGRIVLK